The bacterium DNA segment AGACTGCTGTAATATCGCCAAAGTCCGGGTAAGACTTTGGCTCAACGGGAAGGGAAAAGCGGAAGAGCTTTTAACGCAGCGGATGAAGGATCGGTAGAAGTAGAAACAACAAGTCATCTGGTGTAGCTGGTGCAACCTGCTGTTTCTACTCCTACTATTATCCTGCCGCCGATAAAGCCTTTTTCCATTGAATACCTGTTTTCCGTCAAGATTCATCTGGTGAGGTTTTCAGCGCCTGGGTAAGCGGATTGTGCATTGGAACCTGTAACCCGGAACTCGGAAAGCGGAACCCGATTGATGCGCCATTGGCATCAGGAGCATGCATGGCCCGCGAAAAGCTCAGGAACATAGGGATCATCGCTCACATCGACGCCGGGAAGACGACCACCACCGAACGGATCCTCTATTATTCAGGGAAGATCCACAAGATGGGGGAGGTGGACCAGGGTTCGGCCCAGATGGACTGGATGCCCCAGGAGCAGCAGCGGGGGATCACCATCACCTCGGCGGCTACAACCTGCGTGTGGAACGGTCATACCATCAACATCATCGATACGCCGGGGCATGTGGATTTCACCGCCGAAGTGGAGCGCTCACTGCGTGTTCTGGACGGGGCCGTGGTGATATTCTGCTCTGTAGGCGGGGTCCAGCCTCAGTCTGAAAAGGTTTGGCGCCAGGCTGAAAAATACAGGGTACCAAGAATAGTATTTGTCAATAAAATGGATAGGATAGGAGCTAATCCTGAGAAAGTACTCGAAGATATATCAGAGACTTTAGGTGCCCTGCCCCTGCCGGTTCAGATGCCCGTGGGCGCCGAGTCAGGTTTCGAGGGGGTCGTGGACCTGGTGACCATGAAACAGCTTGCCTGGACCGGAGACGAGGGTAAGGGGGTCGAGGTCAATGACATCAGCGAGGGGATAGCCCCACTGGCGGAAAAGTGGAAGGAAAGGCTCCTCGAGGGTCTTTCGGAAGCCGACGACAGGGTCATGGAGCTTTACCTGGAGGGGAAAAAGGTTCCTGCGGAACTTCTTGTTGAAGTCATGCGGAAGGGGACCATCCAGGGCCGGTTCCATCCAGTCCTTTTCGGTTCGTCCCTCAAGAAAAAAGGGGTACAGACCCTCATGGACGCCATCGTGTCGTACCTTCCGTCTCCGGCAGACCTGCCACCGGTCAGGGGCGTGTGGGAGGGGCAGCCCGTAGAAAGGGCCCCTGACCCTGACGGACCGTTTTGCGCGCTCCTGTTCAAGGTCATGGCCTATGCGGGAAGACCGACCCTGCACTACCTCAGGGTCTACTCGGGCCGGTGCTCACTGGGTGACAGGATGCTCATCGCCCGGACGGGAAAAACCGAAAGGGCATTAAAAATCATGAGAATGCACGCCAACAGGAGGGAGGAGATACGGGAGATGTCCGCAGGGGACATCCTTTCCCTGGTCGGCCTTCGCGGAGTCCGGACCGGGGACACACTTTGCCATCCGGAACACCCTGTAATCCTTGAAGAACCTGTGTTCCCGGAGCCGGTTATCTTCATGGCCATCGAGCCCAGGAGCGTGAAGGACCAGGAGAAACTGCTGACCGTCCTCGATCTTCTCGCTCAGGAGGATCCGACCTTCGGTGTCCGCGTGGATGAGGAGACAGGCCAGGTCATTCTGAGCGGGATGGGAGAACTCCACCTGGAGGTCCTGGCCCAGCGCCTGTTCTCCGATTTCAAGGTGGAAGGACGGGTTGGGAACCCCCAGGTCTCCTACCGCGAGACGGTGACGAAAAAGGTCAGCAAAACGGTTAAGTTCTCGAAAGAGATCGCGGGACAGCTTCAGGAGGCCGAGGTCACCCTCAAGGTGGAGCCGATGATGATGGCCGGGACGGTCCATTACGAAGACAAAGCACCGGGTGTGAACATTCCGGCCGGGATACGATCTGTCATAAGAGAAGCGGCTCTGCAGGCGGCGGGCAGCGGAACAAGGGCAGGCTACCCGGTCACCGACGTGCGGATCACCCTGCTCGACGCCGGATATCACCCCGACCGCTCCACGGAAACGGCTTTCAGGGCCGCTGCCTCTTCAGCACTCAACCAGTGCCTGAGGGATGCCGATCCCGTCCTGCTGGAACCGGTGATGTCAGTCCAGGTGGAAACCCCCGAAGATCACACCGGGGACGTCATGGGCAGCCTCACACAGAGAAGGGGCTCTATCGAAGGCGTCGAGAAACTGGGCCAGGTGGAGATCATCAGCGCCAGCATCCCTCTAAAGGAGATGTTCGGGTACACGACAACATTGAGATCGCTGACCCAGGGACGCGGCAGCTTCACCATGGAACTGGCCCGCTACAGGCCGGTGGAGGACTAGGAGCTTGCCTCGCAAAATGTCTTGGAGATGATTTTTGCGAGGTTATTTATAGCAGGTAAACTGGTA contains these protein-coding regions:
- the fusA gene encoding elongation factor G, producing the protein MAREKLRNIGIIAHIDAGKTTTTERILYYSGKIHKMGEVDQGSAQMDWMPQEQQRGITITSAATTCVWNGHTINIIDTPGHVDFTAEVERSLRVLDGAVVIFCSVGGVQPQSEKVWRQAEKYRVPRIVFVNKMDRIGANPEKVLEDISETLGALPLPVQMPVGAESGFEGVVDLVTMKQLAWTGDEGKGVEVNDISEGIAPLAEKWKERLLEGLSEADDRVMELYLEGKKVPAELLVEVMRKGTIQGRFHPVLFGSSLKKKGVQTLMDAIVSYLPSPADLPPVRGVWEGQPVERAPDPDGPFCALLFKVMAYAGRPTLHYLRVYSGRCSLGDRMLIARTGKTERALKIMRMHANRREEIREMSAGDILSLVGLRGVRTGDTLCHPEHPVILEEPVFPEPVIFMAIEPRSVKDQEKLLTVLDLLAQEDPTFGVRVDEETGQVILSGMGELHLEVLAQRLFSDFKVEGRVGNPQVSYRETVTKKVSKTVKFSKEIAGQLQEAEVTLKVEPMMMAGTVHYEDKAPGVNIPAGIRSVIREAALQAAGSGTRAGYPVTDVRITLLDAGYHPDRSTETAFRAAASSALNQCLRDADPVLLEPVMSVQVETPEDHTGDVMGSLTQRRGSIEGVEKLGQVEIISASIPLKEMFGYTTTLRSLTQGRGSFTMELARYRPVED